The Epinephelus lanceolatus isolate andai-2023 chromosome 14, ASM4190304v1, whole genome shotgun sequence region agtttttattgtttcttatagAGAGAAGGTGTCCTGCAGGATGGATGGTGTTCGGTTGTTCCTGTTATTTCCTCTCTAATAAGTCTCATTCCTGGGATGAAGCCAGAAAGGACTgcaaggagagaggagcagatcTGGTGGTGATAGACAGTGATAAAGAAcaggtagtgtgtgtgtgtgtgtgtgtgggtgtgtgtgtgaaagagaaagagtaaaagtagcaacacAACACTGTAAAATACATGATTCTGTTACGAGTACATGTCCTTCCGTCAAAAtgatacttaagtaaaagtacaacatgttgggcagcacggtggtgaaGTGGTTCACATCGTCACTTCATATCAAGAGGGTTCTGTgtggagcccttctgtgtggaatttgcatgttctccttgtgtcattGTGGGCATTCtctgggtgctccagcttcctcccacagtccaaagacatgcaggttaattgttgactctaaattgtccgtaggtgtgaatgtgagtgtgaatggttgtctgtctctatgtgtcagccctgtgatagtctggtgacctgtccagggtgaaccccgcctctcgGCTAATGTCTGCTAGGATGGGCTCCAGCCTCCCCGGGATCCCCGATGGGATAAGCAGtcacggaaaatgaatgaatgaacaacaCTATGAGCATCAAAATATTTATATGCGACATGTAGAGCaataatatagcagcaaaccatcGGTCTGGACCAAAGAGGTCAGACATTGCAGTCTCTAAAGCCGTCCCGGTGGCATGGCTAAAAAACCTGATTAttaaacacaaagacagaataATAAACAGCTTCTTTTTCACCTTAACCATcacctacattttattttaattgaatttaatttgcactgtttacagtcaacatcttaaatacaatatattattaaaacaaaaatataaaaaactgtgtgttatttttattgaaCAGCTGTTCCTCTCTAACTTCACCGAGAAGGGAACTCATGCCTGGATCGGTCTGACTGACGAAGCCAAGGAGGGGACCTGGAAATGGATTAATGGGGCTCCACTGTCTCTGAAGTAAGGCAGAAGTGTGCTTTACGTTGGCTGCATGAACAAACATACCAGTACTGTTATATAATATACAGAATGCAATCAAACAACCACTTTGGTGAGATATGTTTTACCCAGTAATTCCAACAGATGGCACAATGGCTCTGTTATTCAGGCTCCTATCTGCCACCCACAGTCAGGAGGCAATGATCTGTTGACTGATTCAGGTACATAGTATAATATATTTGAACTTGCATAGCTTTGGGGATGTCATTGAACAGCTGTATTGTAATTTTCCCCCCTGACTGACACCTGTGGTGGAAAAAATATTAAGATCACTCACTTTTTTTCACTTAAATCTttattaagacatttttttgtgacagtgacatgtcagttacaacagcataataaaacaatacaataattgaaaaacaataaaagccaACGAAACCCAAACTGCTTGGGTAAATACACACTTTACAGCCTCTAGGAAGTGAATCTATTGATTAAAAGTTACCAACCACAGCTTTAAGACTTGGTCACAATTTTGGGTGAAAGCATAAAAAATAGTCTGTGTTCGTGTCATTCAGAATGTGGTTATTGTCTGTTTGTTGACCTGTTAGGTACTGGCAAAAAAACCAGCCTGATAATGGAGGTGGATATGCCAATCTTGGGGAAGAGGACTGTGCCCATGTCATAAAATCTGGAGAGAATAATCGAGAGAACTGGAATGATTTGTCTTGTTTCACCAGTCAGAGATGGATCTGTGAGAAAATGTTTGAGATTAAAGATTTGTAAATTTCatatttgaatgaatgaatgaatgaaagaatgaatgaatgtgtttaTTTCAGTATATTTCAATAATCAATGTAACTGAAAGGGTATAGGTAGAAGCTAAAGCTTATAAACACCTGCCCCTTTTACCTTACAAAGTTATACTTGTCAtaacaatacaaatacaaaagagCAACGTGCAAGAATTTGAAATTAATCATATCAATAAACTTAAATTTTCCATCACACAATAGAACGAATAGCGCACAGTGCACAAATTCGGAAATAACAGTACAGTCAGTAAACTTAATTTTCTTTACCATAACAAGAAATAATGTAGTTTTTATAAAGTATTTTAAAGATGTGTAATGTACAGCATGAATTAATACTTTCGGGACAGTTGTTCCAGATCTTTACCCCTTTAACAGAAACAGTTATTTTTAACGATAGTTCGGGTCTTTGGTTTATCAAATAATAATGTTCCCTTCAGATTATATCTGGTGTCTCtcattttaaacagtttttggAGGTGGAGGCAGAAGTTCATTTTTTactttgtaaatggtttgtattGTGATGTAATCAACTAAGTCCGTgaatttcaaaatgtttttgcaaataAATAGTGGGTTAGTTGGCTCGCGATAACGTTTTTTACAGATAATTCTTATAGCTTTCTTTTGCAATAAAAATATAGAATTAGTATTTGTTTTGTATGTGCTTCCCCAGACCTCAATACAATATGTCATATATGGAGCTATTATCGAGTAAAATAATGTATTTAGTGAATTTTGAGAGAGGAAATCATGGGCTTTGTACAAAATTGCAAtggattttgacatttttgatttAACATAATTTATGTGGGATTTCCAACTTAATTTGTCATCAGTAGTAACTCCAAGGAATTTTGTTTCAGAATTTTGGATTTGTAGACCAGGGTTGGGGTGGTGGTTGTGGGCTTTAGCCTCAAATGTTTTGTCAAAAGCCCTGCATCTTTTTGCGAAGTATCAGAAGGCAGCTTGAAGTTTTAACCAAAAAGTTAGCTTTAATAGTGCTGATGAAGAACATCCAAAACAGGCAGGTGACAGAAAGTCCAAATGACAGAAGAACCAAAACTAACTGAAAACCAACCAGGATAATACAATGAACTCAGgtaaaaaatccaaacagaatGCAAGACACTAGGCAGGAAACAGAGTAGGCAATGGCACCAAAAACACAGGGATAAGCACAGGAATGATCATAGACTAACTAACAAGgaacaacaggaaacacaaaggGAAAAAATCACACCAGGGGAGCATATCCCCAAACATCCCTACAGTAGGTTTGGGCTGCACCCGAATGTTTACAACATCTAGCGCCGCCTCTGTTGTAGACCACAGAGAGGGAAGGACATCAGAAATGTCCTTTAcctacagttgcaatcaaatttattcaacccccattgcatattaggcttattggcaaaatatacaatttctctgctgtttgcaataaacaaattacacaagaactgtttaagtagttcaatgaaactaatattacaagggttttgatccaaattcaacacaaaatgctacttttaatgactactgcagtctcaaaattattcaaccccttcatgacaagcatcttcagtacttagcagagcacccttttgctgttatgacctgctgcaaacgtgatgcatagccagacaccagcttcaaacagcgttcctgaggaatcttagcccattcctcatgggcaatggcctccagttcagtaatattcttgggTGTGCGTTTTGCAACCACATTCTTCAAATCCCACTagagattttctatggggttcaagtcaggcgactgtgacggccactctagaatcttccatttcttcttctgaaaccaagccttggtggactttgaggtatgcTTGGGATCATTGTCCTTTTGGAAGGTCCAATGACGcccaagcttcagcttcctcacagacgACATGACGTTTTTACCTAAGATTTCCTGACacttgactgaatccatcgtgccctccacacgctgcaggtttccagtgccagaggcagcaaagcagccccagagcatcactgagccaccgccatgcttcactgtaggcagggtgttcttttcagcatatgcttcattcttcttcctccagacataccgctgttccataggcccgaaaagttccagttttgtttcattgctccacagaacagaattccaaaacttctgtggcttatttatatggttttgagcatattggagccgacttttcttgtgcttttgggtcagtagtggtgtacgtcttggagtccgggcatggagcccttcagtgtttagtatgcgccttattgtgcaaactgaaacctcagtgcctgctgccaccaagtcttgctgcaggtgttttgcagtcactcaagggtttttgaccacttgcctCCTCAGAAATCTGGTGGCAGCCGCTGatagtttcctctttctgccacgtccaggtagtgtggccactgttcctttaactttgaacttgcgaactatgcttccagctgtatctctaggaacattcagagctttttctatctttttgtatccttttccttgtttgtgcaaggcaatgatttcttctctgaactttctggacaattcttttgacttagccatatttctaacatgcaatcaaacATCACTCTCAACAAACCCCTGGCCAGtccaggtatttatgtgttctgtctcaagcacacctgaactaatgaagcccttgattagttgcaccaggtgtgcttgaaacagggggttgaataattttgattagttgcatcaggtgtgcttgagacagggggttgaataattttgattagttgcatcaggtgtgcttgagacagggggttgaataattttgagactgcagtagtgattaaaagtagcattttgcgttgaatttggataaaaacccatggtaatattagttttattaaactatttcaactgttcttgtctactttgtttattgcaaacagctgaaaaattgtacattttgccaataagcctaatatgcaatgggggttgaataattttgattgcaactgtacaAACGATGGATCAGTCAATAATAAGGATAATCGAGTATAGTTATACTATCAAACCGTCTTTTTTCATGGATGTTCTTGCTCAGCAGAGTTTATCGTCCCCAATGGAGATATCTGTGTTGACACTTCAGCCACGTAATTCCTCTTGTCTCTCAGGTTCCATCAAGTAGAAATCAGAGGCTGAAATTGTCTGCCAGGCTTCTGAAAGTGTGCCGTCAACATTGTCATTGCCAGCACTTGTGTTATTAAATGACAGCCCATGCTCCTTGATAGCTTGAAGGTGGGGCGCACAGATTGCTTTTGCTCTTTCTGTTGCTAATGTTGTTAGCTCATCTTGCAAACAGCGACTCACTTCCTCTTCCAGAAGATCTTTATAAACCACTCTGTAGTGAGGAGGATTGGAACAGCGCCATACCATCTTTCCTCTGCAACAGGCTGTTGTGAGTTCAGCAATGATCCAAACCCCAATAAGAGGACCTATAACGCAAAAGCCAAATTTCTGGAAAGGAAAAAAGGCACAATTAAACTGAGATTTATCAACTCAATTGGCAGAAAAACTGTTCATACCATGGTACTACGTGTTTCTGCGAACCACAGATTTGTTAGCTGTGAGTTATTATGCATCAGATACAttgaaaagatcatgttttggcttaaaatacttcAGCTGGAATTGCAGCAGTCtgaatagttcaacaaaataaaatctaccacaaattacacaattAAACAGCtccccaaaaacaaaaaatgtcccctgggatctatatactgtatataaatcaacaggtgatttccttctcttttcgttttttttcccacctggacctttatgctctgccatttctcctctaatcatcatgctgtaacctgtgacaggctgttatgataccaacaaacaccaactttggaaagtccatgagcaaacatcgatatgtgacaaggtcgaaTTGAGACTGTGTTgggttttccatgactgtgggaacgCTGTAAAGTGTTAAGCAACATGCAAACAAAATTTAAGACCAACTATATTtagagttttaaaaaatacatttgtattaaGACATAAAACAAGTCAATTTCCCAAACTATTTTGGTTTAGTTTATTTGAGTGTTGTGTGTCGTTACTTACAAGAGATTCAGACTTATAAGCAGCTTTGGTGAGGTTTTCCTTGAAGCTCAGCGTGTCTTTGCAAGGAAGTCCAGTGTGAGAAGAGTTGAGGTTTGTCTTGACGCAAAAGTACCAGTCTCCATCAAACAGCACAGTGGCTATCCATATATCAGTCAGACAGACATAGCTGATCGTCAACTTAGCAAGATAGCCAAAGACACTGCTCTGACAAAGACTATGCCATCTGGAAAAATTCCTCCTTGGTTGGAAAGACTCGATGATTTCGACAATCCAGGTGAGGATCGCAGGAGGGATGAGCAAGTACAGTACACCATTGCAATGAAAGCCATCCATGCACGAGCACACAAAGTTCATGTCAAAGAGGTACTGCAGGATGTAGAAGAGGACGATCAGCAGGAACGTACTCACAGCGTTAGTTATTAGCTCAATAACTTTATGAGGAATGTCATGACCAGGGTGATGCATGTTGGCTGAAAAATAGATGTTCCTGTTGAGTTAACTTCCTTTTCGTGCTCCCTTAAGATCGTGTTCCAAAGCAGGTGATACTCGCTCTTCCACCAGCTGAGTGAGGAGGTGTCAAACAGATGGACAAATGGCATATGTTCAATTTTCTGCACTGAATTTACCCTATATCACGATGACACTGATTAACCACAACACACCAGCTTCCAGCAGTTTCATAATGATGGCACTGTATGCTTTCACTTCTCAATAAACCAAGGAGGATTTTCCcatatacatttttattgtgGTTAAAACTCAAAGCGATACTAATTTTTGACACCTGAAATACTTTAACCTCTTGGGAAATATTCTAAAACTACTCCCCTCTGCCTtcaaactaagctaagctaagctaagcaccTCCTGGCTCCAGCTTCAGATGGATAGATGCATTTCCTGAATATTCCTTTAAACAAAAATGTTCATGCCATTCATGTATTGTACCAAAGTTATCTTAAAGTGCGTTTTCATCCGCCGTCCACTGGCAGGTCAAAGTTATAACACACACTCAATAGAGTGCTGCCAGATTTAGCACTTCCcgttcccttgtctcaaagtcaatggagtttttttgtttgttttttttaagatatgtttatgggcattttgcctctaatagatAGGACAGCCAAgggtgaaagggggagagagagagagagagagagagagagagagaggggctgctgcggcaacagccttgtatatggggcgcctgctctaccactaagccaccgacgccccatcaGTGGAGTTTTTTGAATGGGGTTTTGAATGGATGCCTGACATATGATCagccctatttcagaaagcaggctcaacaaactctgaaCCTAATTCCAATCTCCTTGTTGACTGAGCCTGAGCTTGGAAACTCGAAACTCGAGTTtttcggttccagaacagctgatcagaattagctcaatcaactctgagtCCATTGCTGTTATCTATCATTCCTCTGCAATTTAAGGCCAGCAGTTAGACGTAATAgttgttaaatgttttaaatgggCTTGGCTCCAGGTGCCTCTTTGTGATGATAGCCTCACACTGAAGTGCCTCCACTGTGGTAAAACCATAGCAGCTAACTTCTGCGTCGGCCTACAGAAATTcttcatccctggagcactctgttGAGGAAAAACTAAGTCTAAACACTTAAGTAACTAAAACCAAGCCTCTGGTAAAAATAATCAGATAATTTGCATACACAGAAAACTGGTCCACCAATGACGCCATCCCCACTGCCCTCCACACCACTCTAAGCCATCTGGAACAGCCAGGGACCTATGTAAGGATGCTCTTCATCGATTACAGCCCCCTAACACCTGTGCCTGGATTAAGGACTTCCTCTCCAACCGCCCACAGTCAGTCAAGATCGGTACCTACAGCTCCtccaccctcacgctcagcaCCGGCTCTCCCCCAGGTTGTGTGCTGAGCCCATTCCTGTATGCCATTTATACCCATGACTGCTCCCCCATCCACCCAACCAACACAATAATAAAATTTGCAGACGACACCACCTTGGTGCAGCTCATTACCGGAGGAGAAGAGTCGGCCTACAGGGACGAGGTGCAGCGGGTGGCAGAGTGGTGTGTGACAAATAACCTGTCTCttaacaccaaaaaaaaaaccaagaagGTGGTCCTGGATTTTAGGAGACAGAAAGCTGAACCTGATCCCCTCTTCATCAATGGAGACTGTGTCGAGAGAGGGTCACCACCTTTGAATTCCTGGGGACATCGCCAGGTCTTGATGCCAGCTCTCGATGCCTCTCCAGAGCAAAGAGGATCATCACGGACCACCTCCATCCTGGACACCACTtgctcatcctgctgctctctgGAAGGATGTACAGGAGTCTCAAAAGCAGGACCAACAGACTGAAGAACAGCTTTTAACCCGTGGGCTGTCAGGACACTTAACACCCACATTTCAAAACAATCCAGATAACAATGCAATATATGACAGATTAAAACTACCTCACACACAAGTGCAATAACAATATTCTGCctacattctgtttttatttatgtatttattattatttatgacaCTGTTTGTTTAATGTACTGTTATGTTCCTAtctcattttttgttgttgttgttgttggttttttttctttctcttatgCACCTTCAGTTGTGGCACCCAAAATTTCGTTGTATAGGCGCCtctacaatgacaataaaggcaatCTTAtcttaaatgtgtatttttgtcaaaacataTGAGTACACTGTAGTTCATGACATACAGGTGTGTTATGTGTTGCAATGTACAAACAATGCTTGAATATAACGTGAGCTAATGTTAATCTTTGATACACTTACCACCACAGCAATCACGCTAGATTGCTCCGTCAATGTTCGATCAGACGTACAGTCTCCTGGACTTTATTCACCTATTCATTAGTAATGAAAGTTAGAATTCATAAGTATCTATTGGTTGCAATTATTCAACTGTACAATATTTTTTAGTATACGACTTACCATGCACATAACATATTTCTTATGTACAAACACATtaacaatatatattttatttttaatatttttatatctaAAGTACTAGCATTAAACactagcataatgcacattcattttcttatttttttgacTATTGCTTAATATTTACATACTTCCTTTTCATACTTTGCCACACATGCCACTTCTGTGTCTTTACAGAACTtagctctgtgtctgtgtagaGAATAAGGAAACTGGAATAAATGCCACTTCTTATTTCTCATGACATTAATGTGCATCATCTGTCACATGCATGGTGGCCTGGTGGTTGGCAGGGTTTTTTCAGTGGCCACTGGATGTGCTTTCTCATGCTgattgtgtttgtcttgtttccCTCTTCGTACAGTATCGACATATGTGATCAAACCAGACTGTACTGAGGCCGGAGCTGAAatgcttttttatatatattatcaaaAAGTCTCTGGCTGATACATCTGTGTCCGTATAAGTTCTGATGATTTCGGCTTTGCTTACAAATggtaacctttttttttcagttaccGCCACATCCGTGGGTGAAATAGTCTAATTTAGGGGCTCTAACAAAAGAGGCTGAATGGATGGCCCTTATTTGTAATACCAGATTTTCGCTGTCAGTCTATAAATGATCCAAGGCTGCAGATGAAGAAAACAAACTGAGAtacatgattttatttgttCTAGCTACATCTCTTATTTGGTTTATTTAGTctcataatgataataacaataatagtaattaaagctgcaagcagcgatgagtGGGCCCTTGCACCTTCGTGAAACTCGGGGGTGATGGCAGGACATCAGCTGACAAGGCAGTTCATTTTTGTCAAAGTCAGGACTGAGACAGCATATCCGTTCATTAAGTGTGGGCACTGGAATGacctatttcacattttgtaccaCATCCTTTTTCCACGAGAGGGCGCTGGAGAACGCATTAataatacatcatgtttttgtacattgaATATAGACCTGTCTGAAAAGACATACTTCCTGTTGCCCATAGGTGGCGCTGTGTGTATGACTGAACATTGTCATATAGTTGTGTTCAGGGTGTGACTGTTATCAAACATGTGAAGTGTGGTGCAGATTGGACCATTAACATGACAGTTATAGGAATTTcatgtttcatggcgagacattaAAACCTGATACCACGCTATGGCCACAACATTCAGTGCTGACCCTGGAGAATGCACTAATGACACGCCATggttttgtacatcaaatatagaccacaacATGTAAATTTCATGTGAATCAAAAGGTAAGTGTCTGAAAAGATgtacttcctgttgccagtaggtatGTGTAATACCAATTAGATGTGTaagtagatgtgttcagggcaggactgtcatcaatcctgtgaagtttggggaagactggaccatgtgtgctGGAGTTATAagctacttcctgttttgtggCGTGACCTGTAATTTTGACACCTTGCTACGGTCAGTCGGTTTGATAAAAACTCAAGCCTGTTATATCTTTTTCAGTGAGACAGAGCAAGGCTTGCTAGGACTAGTttgttaaagcaacacaatgtaGGATAGTGCTTTTTACCCCTATAGACGAAAAACGGTATTGTCTGTTACAGCTGTCGCAAAAGTCTTTCTGCgcgtgcatttgttgacaaaCCAACGATACCGGTGAACTTCCTTAAGCTGGATGTGTAATGCGCAATCATCATGTCTTCAGAACAGGTAAAGTAGCCTTATTATATAGATTGGGCCAATAGCCGGGCCAATATTAATCCTTGTTCAAGCTCTTGATTTATCGCTCTccctttttctttgtctccttggACAACACCTTCatgttcttccttttctttgtcgcttcagccatgacaaccaTGTCTAACTTCGTTCACCTCGTTTCGGCTACGctactctaaagagaggagCGGGATATGGCgtgtgcttcttcttcttctttttttgctttCCAGTGGTTGGCATACAGCATTTGGTGCATTACTGCCACATATGACGTATGccgtaaagcagccaaattttgtagtcctttttgtGTCCGGGTTCCTACCCGAACCCTGaaactgcatagtgccagtgcaagtgaaacagacgctctcaagcaatgatgaaggtgtcatccaacctatcatgagttgatgtaccatcacaaggatcttggatatatattttgagggctcaaaaaactctattgtgttgctttaaagtaCAAcacctggaaatggccaaaaatgcacagtaaattcaaaatggccgacttcctgttgggtttagagtaTGGTTCTGAATGGCTATTTTGTACATCCTGGGATGTTACatgtgcctaccaagtttcatacatgtaggtcaAAGCAGCTTTTGTTGAAATTGTATAGGGGGCGCCACTGAGCCATTTTTCTTTGCACCCGAGCTGGAGACCCTTAagatatcaaatttttcgccagaTGTGATATATGTGCAAAGCTTTGTGAGTTTTTGAGTATGTTAAGCCttccaaaaaggcaattcatttgggggaataatgaacaaaaaaaaaatctttgcatTTCAACAGGGTCCTCGCACCACGTGGTGCTCAGGCCCTACTAATAGTAataaacctta contains the following coding sequences:
- the LOC117251827 gene encoding CD209 antigen-like protein C, coding for MEEIYMNVPPNKSVGSRASTDPTERRLYGAVVLCLGLLSVLLLAGLIGLGVHYYDSSRRSASELSSIKANLTERLQVSYNKSSALTEERDQLNVSLIEMTKERNWLKRRCPAGWMVFGCSCYFLSNKSHSWDEARKDCKERGADLVVIDSDKEQLFLSNFTEKGTHAWIGLTDEAKEGTWKWINGAPLSLKYWQKNQPDNGGGYANLGEEDCAHVIKSGENNRENWNDLSCFTSQRWICEKMFEIKDL
- the LOC144466894 gene encoding uncharacterized protein LOC144466894, with the translated sequence MHHPGHDIPHKVIELITNAVSTFLLIVLFYILQYLFDMNFVCSCMDGFHCNGVLYLLIPPAILTWIVEIIESFQPRRNFSRWHSLCQSSVFGYLAKLTISYVCLTDIWIATVLFDGDWYFCVKTNLNSSHTGLPCKDTLSFKENLTKAAYKSESLFNCAFFPFQKFGFCVIGPLIGVWIIAELTTACCRGKMVWRCSNPPHYRVVYKDLLEEEVSRCLQDELTTLATERAKAICAPHLQAIKEHGLSFNNTSAGNDNVDGTLSEAWQTISASDFYLMEPERQEELRG